The Salvia miltiorrhiza cultivar Shanhuang (shh) chromosome 2, IMPLAD_Smil_shh, whole genome shotgun sequence DNA window tcaaattagaATTAACTTATCTGTCtcaaattcatatttgattatTCTTACACCAAGTTAACGATCTTGTCATGATCTCTAATTTAAGATACACATCGAATATTTGTACATGAATCAgatttgaaatttttaaaagaatatatgaaaaagagagtaaaggagagagaaattttatAGACGAAGAAGAGAAGTGAACGTGTGGCAGAGGAatgagtagggatggcaatctaccaaGGGCTGAGCAAAACCGAACTGTTTTttccaaaccgaaccgaaccaaagcAAACCGGGCGGTTTGGCTCGGTTTTTGTAGTGAAAACGGTGCGGgttggtttgaaaattttcaaaccgcCAATTTTCGGTTCAGGTTCGGTTTGGTTATAAACCGAACCCGTCCGaactttataatatattatatatgttataaataattaatattaacaatattaaacATTTTACAATTCAAACTTAATACCCCTTTCTGCAAACCTAATATTAaacattaatattaataatattaaacatATTAaacattaatattaataatattaaacatATTATGCTATTTATGTTTTGGAATTGTGATTTGATACATTTTGCCTTTTATTTTGTTGTGGACTTGTAGTTGTGTGTGTGGATTATATTTGTGGTGAACATTAGGTATGCATTTTGTGGACTTTTAAGTATACATTTTGTtgaatttatgtattttaaggGCTGCCAAATATTGCTACCAagtttttgaattaaaataaaataaaatggaacGGTTTTGGCCcaaccgaaccgaaaatttacggttcggtttggtttgaTTTTGTCAAGTAAAACGGTTTGGTTTGATTCGAAATTTTTGGGGCGATTTGGGTTCGGGTTGGtcaatttcggttcggtttcaacccaacccgcccgaatgctcacccctaaatctacccgcgggtaacggatatccgcgaaaacccgaatctattagggtgggttttagaggcatttgatatccacggataattcgtggttgcaattcactgtccatttagttcgtgggtatgagtttggatacttactatccaaaCCCGCGAAACCCGATTACCCGCAAAAAATAcccgtcaattacccgtcaattatccATCATATATCTGTGAAatacccacaaaatatatttaaaatatgggctttaaatttacatattagATATGGGCCACCACattttagatttaaaatatatttgaactatgttatttgtgttgattttttttttttgtattaaatttgttataaatttatatttaaattctggGTGGCGGGTATATATTCGACGGATAGTGGGTGACGGGTATCCGACGGATAGTGGGTGGCGGATACCCGCCGGATAGCgggttcgcggatacccgacggataACGGGTATCCGCAGgtggcgggtttggataccatttgatatccatggataatttcgtggttaaaaaccactatccatttagttcgtgggtatgtgTATGGATAGTTACTAttcgtacccgtcgtacccgattgccatcccaaCTCAAGCAACCACGACCTTTTCTTTCCATCGGAGAAATCGCTGCCGTCGTCGACCTTTCTTTCCACTGggtaaagagagagaaatggggTTGCGAAATAGAGTGGAAAAAGTAAAATGAAATAGAGTAATTAGTTGTTTTAATTAAGGTCTTAATTTTTCTAATATGTTCCAAAAAGGGAAAGGACCCAACTTCATTAGAACGATCCAAAAATAAATACGACTCAACTTCactgggacgaagagagtataaactaaggataatttttttcacAACATTGATAGATTAGctagtactccatccgtccaccaatcaactactcATTTGATAGTCGGCAcgaaaactaagaaagctgaaaaaagtgatgtaaaagtggtgtaaaagactaaaatggtagtgttaatatattttgattacttttactaatatttcattagctatttgacattattttaatgccttgacttattaaagtgttcttttttttttataagctatttctttctttctttttttattctttaattaaataaattgaaaattggaaaataaataaataaataaactgaaaattcgaaaataaataaataaattaattaaaatctggaaaataatttttttagaaaataaataaacttaaagttcgaaaataaataaataaactgaaaattcagaaaataaataaactggaattaaataaataaataaactgaaaattcgaaaataaataaataaattaaaatctggaaaattattttttttagaaaataaataaactggaattaaataaataaataaacagaaaattcgaaaataaataaattaattaattaaaatctggaaaataaaCTAAGGACAAATTTTTTCACAACATTGATAGATTAGCTAGTACTACAAtttattcttgattttttttatgagttctttatttcaaattttttcCGTGATGACTCGAACAGTCGAATCCTAACCTAATAATTAAGAGGGGAAACATTTTACCAACTAATCGATTGTCTAATATATAACTCAACTCAAGAATGCTAACtaataaactttaaaatttaataatatcaaaataacaAATGATTCAATAAGGCCGTAGCAACAATCCAGATGTCTATATTATATTGCAGGTAGTATTACTTTTTATATACTACCTTTTATAATTGATAAGATAAATGATTATTCAATATTTTATCTTTGTTATTAAGTTTCTCTAATTTCATTCTTTCAAtggaatataaattaaataaaattaacttaaatggtgtaaaatattaaaagtaaaCGTTCTCtaagtaaaaatataaatacaaaaaggaaaaaaaaaagaaaaaaaaaacagcagTCACGTTATCTTATTCTCAAAGCTCTAATTCCATTCATAATCAACTACTACATGTTTGTATTCTTATCTTATAAAATTTTGTAGATGTTAGATTATTCTATATTTAACTCATTTAAAAATCTACAAAAAAGTATTAAACCATCTACAATGGGGCTCCTTAGGTATACTCGAGCCGCGCGCCAGCGAATTCCTCCCCACTGTCGAGTCGACGAGCTCAAGGGGCGAGCCGGGTGCGAGGTATTAAATATAGGGCGTGCGCATTGTACGcgccaattaaaaaaattgatttaatatttgattttcgatcattgcaattttttttttctaaattagcCATTggaatgatatttttttttattttttttatttttctcctaTAAATACGTCATACttccatttattttttacacTACATTTcaacttcttctttttcttccaaTTAAAGTTTTGTTCTTATTATTCATCTTTCAAAAAAATGGACAAAGATTTCAACACTTGGTTCGCCAACCAATTAAATTTGCAACCGATTCCAAATTCGTCTCCTCTTGGCTTTTCGCCGTATTCTAAATCATCCAATGCGTTCAACCCTTAAAGTCTTGATGCTATCAATTTGAACGAAACTTAATTCACGAATGAGGTCGGCTCAATTAGCTATGCATAACCGAATATTAGAGGAGATCACAAGACACAAAACATGACGAAATCTCTAGTTTTGATTGTAATtttcaatttctattttttttctactttaattattgtaatttttgaatttaaatttaatatattttttttaattttaaaatttaatgttCTTACATGCTATCATATGAATTGTAAGAATTATTTTTTCctgagatagtgtgtgatattttACTCACTCCTCTTGGTACTGAGggagatgtgcgtttctggaaaccctcgttgcacgggaatgtcactactgcgctggcattcaacaagcattgtcatcattttccgaaggCGTCTTGGGGCTCTTGGCTTTGGGAATCTTTTATTCCGATTCGACGTTCTTTGAtctgttggcgtcttcttcataatagagtaccgacttatgatcgccttatccgctacggtATGATCACGCCAAACGTCTGTTTGctttgcttaaaaggaagtgagtctcaggatcaccttttctggaattgtgagcgtgTGCAGAATATTTGGGCTACGTTTCTTGGGTGGTTCAATTTCACGCAAGGGTTGCAAGAGaatgatattcatagttttttggtggcagcttggcagtataaacttagtcccctcaccggtaatttctggaaagctggtatcatcacggtcatctgggccatctggatgcagagaaacaattgtatctttgataatcaaaagttcgaagcaagtcgtgtcatccacactgtgaaagttgctttcaaagagattgatgataACTTTCCTAAATTAGGTTACATGTCGAATTCTTGGTCAgattatctgattctccgggcagtgggtgttactactaggagtgctcctcctccggagtttgttgaggtgcattggtggccaccggtggcgccgtggatcaaagtAAATACTGATGGCTCAGCGACGGGAGCTCCGGGAactattgctgcaggtggggtgtttagagataactggaatgtagtgcgtggttgttttcacttcaaaggtggctcgggttttgcctttgaagcggaactcctggctgttatctcggcgattcaaattgctcacaatcgtggttggcacaagctttggattgaagccgattccacctGCGTGATATCAATTCTTAACACCcgttctttgaatgtgccttggcgttttaaggcggcgtggaataggattttaaagatgttagatgctttctcgctgcaggtttctcacatctttagagaaggaaacaaggcggcagatattatggctaaccaacaacgttcagaagggtggtggccgcacgagattgaggagattagggctgcggttcgccttgacatggcttcgcatagccatctgcgtaAGAAACGGTAATTGGGACTGATGGGTGGTTGTTTTTTCGTTGTTATTCTGAATCTCGGAGTTGTATCTCCTTTAGCTATTCCCTACTTTCGTCTTGTgtctagacgagtactctttttcctattCACGGTTTTTaccactgggttttccgtgaaaaggttttaatgagactcggcccttagtctgctctttctgtgctttcaagggttttttttaggttttttcttttcttttttatataaaattgtcaTTTAATAATGAATTGTAAGAATTAACCTACCTGGATTAAGACAAAAAGTAAGCCGCGTAAAATATGTGGCGGAAGTTCTTAGAAATTGCAATAAAGACCTTGAAATTTTACTGGATTGCACAAGTAACCCAGCACGTAAGAATTCGCAATTGAAGACCTTGAGATCTTCTCAAATTGCACAGGAGTTCATCAAATCTTACGCGCTAAGTCATCACTTAACATTATAGTGCTGGAAATGAACATAGCTATtcgcaagctattcgagattcggctcgaaaaaaactcgttcgagctcgattcgataataaacgagccgagctcgagcctgattttgagctcgaaaattttatcgagccgagcttgagcctgacagtgctcggctcgttgagttcgcgaacatgttcgaattcgattgttcgtgagcctgttcacgaaccttcaatcgagttagtacacgagctttaaacgagtcgaactcgaactcgagtaacatattaattaaaaagattttcttaaatttataacaaattcgagcttgaacatcatatatacgaacatctaacgagccgagctcgagctcgatttcgaattcgacattatcgagcatcacccgagccgaactcgaaccgagctcgagcttagtaagtgggtgacgagccgagctcgatcatcaagataaaagctcgaatcgagctcgagccgagctcgaacacccgaatatttaaacgagccgagctcgagcctgctagtattcggctcggctcggctcgtttacagccctagaaATGTCAACAATGTCCAAACCCCTATATAGATTCATAAAATACCAAATCCCAACTCTCACAGCGTAAGATTGCTAGAGCGTGGGAGATGATACACAGAGGAGAGAAATCTGCGATTTGAAGAGAGAAAAGAGCTACAATCTGCGatttgaagagagagaaaatggacGGGCCTCCGGTTAATGATGTATGCTCGATATGCCATCAGAACTTTCACATTCCTTGTCAAGCCAATTGCAGCCATTGGTTCTGTGGTGCGTTCTTATTTTACTTCCACGATTGTAGGATTGTGAATGATTTTCTGAAATTCATTTCCGTTTTTCATTTTAGTgcggaaattaaaaaataatgtagAATTAGGATACTTTTAGCATAGATTTTAACTGTAAGATTGAGTTCGTTTGAGCCTTTGCTGTTCGGCTTGATGGCTTGTTTTAGTTGTTTGTTGTTGGATTGAGCTGCGTCTTTCGCTTGTTGAATATGTGAAATTCGTTTTTGATTTTTGGGTGAAGATGTAAAGTATTATTTAGGATTAGAAGATTGTCGATCATTGTCTCCACGGTAATGTTGAATTGGTTCGAGCCTTTGCTATTTTCGTTTTGATTGGTTgctttattgattttttttttgttggattGAGCTGCGTCTTTCACTTATTGGAATTTGTGATTAGTTTGTCTATTGAATTAGCATGAACCGTTTGTACTTCTGAAATAAGTGAAACCAGTTAGTACCTTAGCATGTTAAGAATACTGCATTATACACATTGATGGACGAGGAAGTAAATTACACATTCGAAAGATACTATGGTAACTGTTAAGTGGGGGTATTTAACTCGATGATGGGATTAGAGTCTCATGATAGATATAGAAGAGAATGCATTAAGTCAGACCTTTTGATGCATTATAGGACATTCAGTAACCAGGCAGTAAGTACTTCGATGCTACCAACTGAATCCCTCCATCATGTTGATGTGACTTATAATATTCATGTGAAATTTATAGTGTAACTTCTAATATTCAACTGAAGTTCTATGCTTTAATTCCCTCAGTGGGTTCGCCCCTCCTTTTCAGGTAGTTGTATCTTACAAGTTTGGGATCACACTTCTGCTCTTCGCCCATGTAAATGTCCAATGTGCAGACGTGAGATTACATTGTTGGTTCCTAGTGTGGCACACCATGCGGCTGATGTAGCTGAGATTTTGCAGAGGATCGAACATTACAACCGTCAATTTGGTGGAAGTCCAAATGGTCTCATGCAGGTTGTTGAGTAGTAAAATAACTTGCAATTTTTGTTTCTTACACACTGCTTTAAATGATATGTTTGGAGATTGCAGCACTATATTTCTCCCTTGGAAATTATGTTTTACTTTAAGTGCAAGATATTCATGAATATTAATAAGCTTAAGCACCAAGAAATGTGAATTATAAATCTCCTTGGTTCTAATGTGCTTGATGAtcttttttgtgtgtgtgtgtgtgtcttgGGAATTCTGAAAGTCCATTCTGAATCGGTTGATGATACACATCCTTCTTTTTTGCAGAGAATGCAAGACCTTCCTTTTCTTCTTAAGAGATTGTTACGGGATATAATGAATCCTCAAAATGCACTTCCAGTTGTTATGAGAGCACGCGTTTATTTGGCAGTTAAGTTGTCACTCCCTCAACTTTTGGAGATCAGCTCTCACTTTTAAGTTTTTGCTGCTCATCACTCTTTTGGATACTTGATATTACTAACTGGTTGATCTTGATAATATTCCTGTAGTTTTGATAAGTTAAGAGCATGGGATGTGGCTCTTATATGAAATTCATTTGAGCTTGAATGTTTTTGTATGCTGGGAATTTGAAGTGTATCTCTCCAACAATTTTAGAATTACGGACATGTGTGAAGGATAATTCTTGTTAGCTCATTACTCATCAGTAGTGACATTTTACTTTGACAGGCATATCATATACCACTAATTTCAGTTCAAACAACTCTAAATCTGCTAGAATGCCAACATATTATAGTCCATTTACATAAATGTGAATACATGTTTGCTATTCCAGAAGATGGTTTTATAGTAGCCTTTGTGACATGCAGAACCTAAAAAAATGATACTCAATCCGTGAGAATGATGAATCCTGATGTCTAGTGTTTGTTACACATGATATGGATATTTTACTGGACACTAGTTCTATCTTTACCAGAAAAGTGACCGTTTGTTTTTGACACGTAGCTTTTATGCCTTGTAATATGTTTTCTTGCTCTTATTCATCTCCAGTAGGATGAAATCCACTAGCTTTAGCTTACGAATAGCAATAATGTCATCTAAATCAATGTTGTGAGCAAtttgagaatcaaatattttacgTGTTTATCTTATGCTGCTAACTTCTCTTATCGCTAGTAGCTGAAGATACCCAGCGATTTTCTCTTTGATGGTTGCTGTTGGAGTTATACATCTCTTTCCTTGTTCAAGTAACTTTTGAACTCGCTTAACATCACTGAATTTTTAATGTTTCTGTATTGTGAACAAGCAGATGGTTCTTAGTGCTATGTATGTCCTTAGCCCTGTCGACATCATCCCCGAAGGTACCATGAGATGCTGTCTCTGTCCGTTAGTTTTTTGAACTATTCGATTTTTGGAGTTCTCAGCTAATTATCGGATTTTGTTTTCACAGCACTGCTAGGTATCATTGGTTTGCTGGACGATCTTATTGTCGTTTTCACATGTTTCATGTATGTTGCTGCCCTTTACCGAACTGTTCTCGTTAATCGCCATGGAGGTGCTTGAGATGGAATCAGATAATCTCGTTTTCTAAATTTTTTGTACCCAGAGAAAATACTGTTTCCTTTATCAATTAGCATAGATAATTCAAGCAAATGTTCAATATGTACTTAATTTTGGAATCCAAAGAAAATATTGTTTCCTTTTTCATGTAGCATAGATAATTAAAGCAAATGTGCAATGTGTGTACTGTTTTGTGATACAATGTGAAGATCGATAGTTTGTTATACAGTTCATACATGTTTCAACTATTTTTAGGTTCACTAATTGCAGCTATACCAATAACAGTGTCACGTGGAAACAGCCAGGAAAGAACTGACCCTCCTTGATGTTGTTATATGCCCTAGCTGATTGCTGCAGACTGACTAACAATActtatttatgaaattaatatTCTGAAATGACTTTATTGCCAAAACCTGAACCACACAGGCTCCTGTCTATTTCTTTTTAAAGATACAAGATATATATGATATCATGAAACTGAatatatattacaataaattaaTCAATCTACTCACAAATCAACAACCAAGCTAATATACACTAGACCAAATAACCAAACAAATGGGCTTTGGTGCCTCAAGCTTGTTTAATTAACAGAATTGTAGTAGTGCATCAATCAACATCTTTCTACTTTACCTCATACAATAGTTTTACAATAATTTCTTGATCCAATCGTCTACATGTCTCCAAAACAagctcacacacacacacacacacacatatatatatttcgaCCTAGGAAACCCAACATTTCATGCTCCAATATGTCTCATAGTTCTGTATGAATGATATGTCGAGAGCTACTTTCCTCAACAGCAGCTTCTCTCTCCTGCAGGCAAGCTGCAGAAGGATTAACGTAGCCGTGAAGGAATCCAGATGCATTATTACAGTACGTCTCCTCATCGCCATCTTCACTCTGCAAGTTGATGTCGTTGAGGACTATGTTGGTGCATGGGACTGTGTCGCTGCAGGCGAATTTCACGGCGATTCGCGTGGCCGAACTCCCGGATATGTTCTTGTACAAGATTTCACTCACTTGTACAGCCGAAGCCTTGAGACATCCAAGAATTGAAAAAACGTTCTAAGATAGAGATTCATGCGTATGGATGACATGAGAGTGGATATATAATTACCTGATGTATTACCTGATGTTCACATTTATTTGGTGAATCACAGTAGAATTGGTCGATGATGATGGGGTTGGAGACGTTTTCCATGTTGACGTTTTGGTAGCGCACCGCCTTCACATGGCCGGAGCCTCCCTGCCATGTTTTGATTCTGAGGCCGTTGGTTGTGTCTCGAATGAAGACGTTATCAACCACAACCTTGTCCACTATGCCGCTCGAGTTGTTCTTGCCGAGGCTACCTATGCTGCCACATGCATCAATATAATCAACCATCGTCCCTTACTTAAATATTCATCATCTATCCAAATTACTACCAATCTAATTTATGCCCATTTTTGGTTTTACAAGACTACATCGGGTGGCGTGCCCCAACCCAATCCAAAATCGGGCATCTGCCCCGGGCCCATGGGATGAGACCAAAATGAGAACTCAACCCGACTCAAAATTTTGTAAGGTATTAAAAAGTATCAATTTCTAAAtagcatgagttttaataaagtagttgaatgtgttgtgagtgagtAAGAGTACCACTTTATTGTGAATGAAAAACTTATCAAAAATAGACTggatatatattttatgaggacggacgaaaatagtaaATTGGATACATTTTACGAGGACGGAGAGGGTAtataattgagtatttttatttttaatactattttttttttcaatctcaCCCTTTTAACGTGATTCGAATCAAATAAGACtagttcaaatgatataaatTATTAAGATTTTGAGATGTCACAAGTTTCAATCcaccaaaataaataataaattaattttattattttgtctATTAAAACTAATCTTCAAAAGTGAACGCGGGTAGGGATGTTAAAATTATGTTGCCCAGTTCAACCAAGACAAGATTGACATTTGTGAAATAACATGTGTCAGATTTGAGATGTGGAAATTTCGTTCCGCCGTTAGTTTTGTAGTAGTTGAACATACGAcacaaatttttgaaaataatttcaaatatggaATTAAATTGTCCATTTAATTCTACCTTATCCCATGCCCAGGTCCGCAATATATATTCTTCATCTTGATATTGGAACTATGACTCACAATCGAGATGCAATCATCACCTACAAATGAAGATACAATTAAAAGATGATGATGAACATATATGAATATGTTGGCCTGGAATACCTGTTCCAATGATGCAGTTGTGCAACACCACATCTGTGGATGCAGTGATGTGGATGCCGTCGGTGTTAGGGCTGTCGCCGGGGGCCCAAACTGTCACGCCCGACACGCGGACAGATTCGGACCGTCCGATCACAAAGTTCATCTGCTGTCCATTTCGGACAGTCAGGTCTTTCACCCTTACAGACGAGCTGGAATCTATAGTCAGCGCCTGCACATTCACTCATACACAAATTTCTACTTAATAGGAGTAGTATATTAGTAACTACATGTATATTTACGACCATATCAAAAGAAAGCTCACCGTTGGAGCTCCTCTGCACGGCTGAATACAAACAGAAACGGAAGTGGTTAGCCATTCTTGATCAAACAAGACAAGCTT harbors:
- the LOC131010246 gene encoding uncharacterized protein LOC131010246 isoform X1; the encoded protein is MDGPPVNDVCSICHQNFHIPCQANCSHWFCGSCILQVWDHTSALRPCKCPMCRREITLLVPSVAHHAADVAEILQRIEHYNRQFGGSPNGLMQRMQDLPFLLKRLLRDIMNPQNALPVVMRARVYLAMVLSAMYVLSPVDIIPEALLGIIGLLDDLIVVFTCFMYVAALYRTVLVNRHGGA
- the LOC131010246 gene encoding uncharacterized protein LOC131010246 isoform X2; this encodes MMYARYAIRTFTFLVKPIAAIGSVWVRPSFSGSCILQVWDHTSALRPCKCPMCRREITLLVPSVAHHAADVAEILQRIEHYNRQFGGSPNGLMQRMQDLPFLLKRLLRDIMNPQNALPVVMRARVYLAMVLSAMYVLSPVDIIPEALLGIIGLLDDLIVVFTCFMYVAALYRTVLVNRHGGA
- the LOC131010241 gene encoding probable polygalacturonase At1g80170 produces the protein MNTLNLLCFLLLLALPLTLASIQNSDSFNDDDDPFELQETDEEDGFDEFINLPDWETDGWKKAPVSNVDSFGAVGDGVSDDTKAFVDAWKKACSTRGSIFLVPKGQRYLVNATKFKGPCAGKLTIQIEGSMIAPDDPETWDPDYPRMWLGFYNLSNVSFQGKGVIDGSGSKWWAASCKRNKSNPCRGAPTALTIDSSSSVRVKDLTVRNGQQMNFVIGRSESVRVSGVTVWAPGDSPNTDGIHITASTDVVLHNCIIGTGDDCISIVSHSSNIKMKNIYCGPGHGISIGSLGKNNSSGIVDKVVVDNVFIRDTTNGLRIKTWQGGSGHVKAVRYQNVNMENVSNPIIIDQFYCDSPNKCEHQASAVQVSEILYKNISGSSATRIAVKFACSDTVPCTNIVLNDINLQSEDGDEETYCNNASGFLHGYVNPSAACLQEREAAVEESSSRHIIHTEL